The Schistocerca nitens isolate TAMUIC-IGC-003100 chromosome 7, iqSchNite1.1, whole genome shotgun sequence genome contains a region encoding:
- the LOC126194910 gene encoding alpha-ketoglutarate-dependent dioxygenase alkB homolog 6: protein MDYQKYKIEKIPGTVYYIPQFITEEEEKYIIEHVDSVPKPKWTQLSHRRLQNWGGVPHPKGMIAEKIPDWLKKYIDKIATLGIFETEKCPNHVLINEYLPGQGIMPHTDGPLFYPTVTTISCGSHTLLEFQPSKSEDCQGASVQDDASQGPTFSLLLEQRSLLILQDELYHNYLHSIAEVMDDHVTNNIANLHVCSGNYVLGEKLTRGRRVSLTIRHVPKTTKLKISVGK, encoded by the exons ATGGACTATCAGAAATACAAGATTGAGAAG ATTCCAGGCACAGTATACTACATTCCTCAGTTCATAACAGAAGAGGAGGAGAAGTACATTATAGAGCATGTTGATTCTGTACCAAAACCaaagtggacccagttgtcacaccgTAGACTTCAGAACTGGGGTGGTGTTCCTCATCCGAAAGGAATGATTGCTGAGAAGATACCAGAT TGGTTAAAGAAATATATTGATAAGATAGCCACCCTGGGAATCTTTGAAACTGAGAAATGTCCAAATCATGTCCTAATAAACGAGTATCTCCCTGGACAAGGGATAATG CCCCATACTGATGGTCCTCTGTTCTATCCAACCGTTACAACAATAAGCTGTGGCTCTCACACCCTTCTGGAATTTCAGCCTTCTAAGAGTGAAGACTGCCAGGGAGCATCTGTG CAGGATGATGCATCACAGGGTCCAACATTCTCTCTTCTTTTGGAACAAAGGAGTTTACTCATCCTGCAGGATGAATTATATCACAATTACCTTCACTCAATAGCAGAAGTTATGGATGATCATGTGACAAACAATATTGCAAATCTCCATGTGTGTTCAGGTAATTATGTTTTGGGAGAGAAACTTACCAGGGGCCGAAGAGTTTCTCTGACTATTCGTCATGTTCCCAAGACGACAAAGTTAAAGATCTCAGTAGGCAAGTGA